In Fimbriiglobus ruber, a genomic segment contains:
- a CDS encoding ExbD/TolR family protein produces MKLKRRTTELAPPFVPMADLVFNLVLFFIILAKTQDDANITWTPAKGTGLQQVANARVTIKVSGDNKIYLNGFETGVRDLADRVSAQLGNAPTDDRLVLLKIHKDTPAATFEPIIEAVSQAGGEVAHVVDEER; encoded by the coding sequence GTGAAACTCAAGCGGCGAACGACCGAACTCGCGCCCCCGTTCGTGCCGATGGCCGACCTGGTGTTCAACCTCGTGCTGTTCTTCATCATCCTGGCCAAGACCCAGGACGACGCGAACATCACTTGGACGCCCGCGAAGGGGACCGGCCTCCAACAGGTCGCGAACGCCCGCGTGACCATCAAGGTCAGCGGAGACAACAAGATTTACCTGAACGGCTTCGAGACCGGCGTCCGCGACTTGGCCGATCGGGTGTCCGCGCAACTCGGGAACGCGCCCACGGACGACCGGCTCGTGCTATTGAAGATTCACAAGGACACGCCGGCCGCCACGTTCGAGCCGATCATCGAGGCGGTCAGTCAGGCCGGCGGCGAAGTGGCCCACGTAGTCGACGAGGAGCGGTAG
- a CDS encoding DUF1553 domain-containing protein, with translation MARLFSVPLTVTAVAVVAFAAAPALAVPPGPDPAATAAAVDKQLAAENAAGPKTQSADAVGDLAFLRRLTVDLTGRIPTEAEMQKYLAWPAADRRTKAVEEFMGRDQFADRWAVFFGDVLRVRYTIDGGAAYQAFIHEAVRSNMPYDQLARKLIAASGRAGSQPETGFVLGDEADPMALTGVISQVFMGVRISCAQCHDHPFDSWTRQEFYDLAAFFGKTRRVEHRVKMQILGVFLNETQQTSIMWPPEDKAKGKTRKEVKAEFPFKLDEGDGPNKHLARLTALRKARDAEAKAKIAKAGTSVDDLLDGATTKGGKKDELDVTTEAKAAVRKIDLEGDLYRASDLRRRLAEHVTNPRNRFFSRAIVNRTWAELVGRGFVNPVDDFRADNPPSHPKTLDYLADEFVASGYDFRFLVKTIVNTAAYRRGHLPGTVPVPERMAAEKAFTAAPVRRMVSEALFDSIVLAGHLFEPKHRPGDNMTTVVNYVQVAAGVKEDPTKPGAMKGPEMMAAKPAMAGGGYDLEKGIEVDFKNALKKKDDLEVDKMSAKSSEELEAEMMMKNGSMKGKRVRYVTKEVKTLVDDNPKFNSSLRMAAPAPVGHFLRVFGQTDRVALDERRDHSPSMRQALMMLNGKLSNEAARVGPLEPLYPLVAGEKADLDAAIKLVYREALTREPSPDEVTDAKAVVKDAATPLDGIADLRWALFNSNEFRFIP, from the coding sequence ATGGCTCGCTTGTTCTCGGTGCCCCTGACGGTCACAGCGGTCGCGGTGGTCGCCTTCGCGGCGGCCCCCGCGCTCGCGGTCCCGCCCGGGCCGGACCCCGCGGCCACCGCCGCGGCCGTCGACAAACAACTCGCCGCGGAAAACGCCGCCGGGCCGAAGACGCAGTCGGCCGACGCGGTCGGCGACCTGGCGTTCCTCCGCCGGCTGACGGTCGACCTGACCGGTCGCATCCCGACCGAAGCGGAAATGCAAAAATACCTCGCGTGGCCGGCGGCCGATCGGCGGACGAAGGCGGTCGAGGAGTTCATGGGCCGCGACCAGTTCGCCGACCGCTGGGCGGTCTTCTTCGGTGACGTCCTCCGCGTCCGGTACACGATCGACGGCGGCGCCGCCTATCAGGCGTTCATCCACGAAGCCGTCCGCAGCAACATGCCCTATGACCAACTCGCCCGCAAGTTGATCGCCGCCTCCGGGCGGGCCGGGAGCCAGCCGGAGACCGGGTTCGTCCTCGGGGACGAGGCCGACCCGATGGCCCTGACCGGCGTGATCTCGCAGGTGTTCATGGGCGTCCGCATCTCGTGCGCCCAGTGCCACGACCACCCGTTCGACTCGTGGACCCGGCAAGAGTTCTACGACCTCGCCGCCTTCTTCGGGAAAACCCGCCGGGTCGAACACCGCGTGAAAATGCAGATCCTCGGCGTGTTCCTGAACGAGACGCAACAGACCTCGATCATGTGGCCGCCGGAAGACAAGGCCAAGGGGAAGACGCGCAAAGAGGTGAAGGCCGAGTTCCCGTTCAAGCTCGACGAGGGCGACGGACCGAACAAGCACCTCGCCCGGCTGACCGCCCTCCGCAAAGCCCGGGATGCCGAAGCCAAGGCTAAGATCGCGAAGGCCGGCACGTCGGTCGACGACCTGCTCGACGGCGCGACCACCAAGGGCGGCAAGAAGGACGAACTCGACGTGACCACCGAGGCGAAGGCGGCCGTCCGCAAGATCGACCTCGAAGGCGACCTCTACCGGGCCAGCGACCTCCGCCGGCGACTGGCGGAACACGTCACCAACCCGCGGAATCGCTTCTTCTCCCGGGCCATCGTCAACCGCACCTGGGCCGAGCTGGTCGGCCGCGGGTTCGTGAACCCGGTCGACGACTTCCGCGCCGACAATCCGCCCAGCCACCCGAAGACTCTCGACTACCTGGCCGACGAGTTTGTAGCCAGCGGGTACGACTTCCGCTTCCTGGTCAAAACGATCGTCAACACAGCCGCGTACCGGCGGGGCCACCTGCCGGGCACGGTCCCGGTGCCCGAGCGGATGGCGGCCGAGAAGGCGTTCACGGCCGCCCCGGTCCGCCGGATGGTGAGCGAGGCCCTCTTCGACAGCATCGTCCTCGCCGGCCACCTGTTCGAGCCGAAGCACCGTCCGGGCGACAACATGACCACAGTGGTCAACTACGTCCAGGTGGCGGCCGGGGTGAAGGAAGACCCGACCAAGCCGGGCGCGATGAAGGGGCCGGAGATGATGGCGGCCAAGCCCGCGATGGCCGGCGGCGGGTACGACCTGGAGAAGGGCATCGAGGTCGATTTCAAGAACGCGCTCAAGAAGAAAGACGACCTCGAAGTCGACAAAATGTCCGCAAAGTCGTCCGAGGAACTCGAAGCCGAAATGATGATGAAGAACGGGTCGATGAAGGGCAAGCGGGTCCGGTACGTGACCAAGGAAGTGAAGACCCTGGTCGACGACAACCCGAAGTTCAACAGCTCACTGCGGATGGCCGCCCCGGCCCCGGTCGGGCATTTCCTCCGCGTCTTCGGCCAGACCGACCGCGTGGCCCTGGACGAGCGGCGGGACCACAGCCCGTCGATGCGGCAGGCGCTGATGATGCTGAACGGCAAGCTGTCGAACGAGGCCGCCCGCGTCGGCCCGCTGGAACCGCTGTACCCCCTGGTTGCGGGCGAGAAGGCCGACCTGGACGCCGCGATCAAGCTCGTCTACCGCGAAGCCCTCACCCGCGAACCGTCGCCGGACGAAGTGACGGACGCGAAGGCCGTCGTGAAAGACGCGGCCACCCCGCTCGACGGCATCGCCGACCTACGCTGGGCCCTGTTCAACAGCAACGAGTTCCGGTTCATTCCGTAA
- a CDS encoding DUF1501 domain-containing protein has product MTADSIACPGYRMNRRMFVGAAAGTFLGMNVKTLVARAGTEGKTTAEHVILFWNGGGMSHIDTFDPKPGREVQGEFDPIKTSVTGIQISEIFPELAKQMKHVALVRSIAGTNGDHGRATYQLQTSFAQSSNLQHPGIGSVVVSEKTALGDLPAYVTVGGLAPKAGYLGQRCEAYFVGRPGEKDPYLAFPASIGETRGNKRLDVLQRMNAKQAGHLPTGETEGAQTALTDAVRLMRSPALEAFEVRKEKPEVVEKYGDSEFGRSALLARRLVEKGVRFVQVNRGGFDTHSNNFPAMRDHGDAMDPALAALIEDLAQSGLLQKTMIVMLSEFGRTPKINMTKGRDHHPSVFTGLFAGGGIKGGQVIGSSDADGFGPKDRPVKVSDLHASICHALGINPNKEVMTPLQRPMKLVDNGKPVAELFS; this is encoded by the coding sequence ATGACAGCCGATTCGATCGCCTGCCCCGGATACCGAATGAACCGCCGGATGTTCGTCGGCGCGGCCGCGGGCACGTTCCTCGGGATGAACGTCAAAACCCTGGTCGCCCGCGCGGGTACCGAGGGCAAGACGACCGCCGAACACGTCATTCTGTTCTGGAATGGCGGCGGCATGAGCCACATCGACACGTTCGATCCCAAGCCGGGCCGCGAGGTGCAGGGCGAGTTCGACCCGATCAAGACGAGCGTCACCGGCATCCAGATCTCCGAGATTTTCCCGGAACTGGCCAAGCAGATGAAGCACGTCGCCCTCGTCCGGTCGATCGCCGGGACGAACGGCGACCACGGCCGGGCGACCTACCAGCTCCAGACGAGCTTTGCCCAGAGCAGCAATCTCCAGCACCCTGGCATCGGCTCGGTGGTGGTCAGCGAGAAGACGGCCCTCGGCGACCTCCCGGCCTACGTGACGGTCGGCGGGCTGGCCCCGAAGGCCGGCTACCTGGGCCAGCGGTGTGAAGCGTACTTCGTCGGCCGCCCTGGTGAGAAAGACCCGTACCTGGCGTTCCCGGCGTCGATCGGTGAGACCCGCGGCAACAAGCGGTTGGACGTCCTCCAGCGGATGAACGCCAAGCAAGCCGGCCACCTGCCGACGGGCGAGACCGAGGGCGCGCAGACGGCCCTGACGGACGCCGTCCGGCTGATGCGGAGTCCGGCGCTGGAGGCGTTCGAGGTCCGCAAGGAGAAGCCGGAAGTCGTCGAGAAGTACGGCGACAGCGAGTTCGGCCGGTCCGCGCTCCTGGCCCGCCGGCTGGTCGAGAAGGGCGTCCGCTTCGTGCAGGTGAACCGCGGCGGGTTCGACACCCACTCGAACAACTTCCCGGCCATGCGCGACCACGGCGACGCGATGGACCCGGCCCTGGCGGCCCTGATCGAGGACCTGGCCCAGAGCGGCCTGCTCCAGAAGACGATGATCGTGATGCTGAGCGAGTTCGGCCGGACGCCGAAGATCAACATGACCAAGGGCCGCGACCACCACCCGTCGGTCTTCACCGGCCTGTTCGCGGGCGGCGGGATCAAGGGCGGCCAGGTGATCGGCTCGTCCGACGCGGACGGGTTCGGCCCGAAGGACCGGCCGGTCAAGGTGAGTGACCTGCACGCCTCGATTTGCCATGCCCTGGGCATCAACCCGAACAAGGAAGTGATGACCCCGCTCCAGCGGCCGATGAAGCTGGTCGACAACGGCAAGCCGGTGGCCGAACTCTTCTCGTGA
- a CDS encoding DUF1501 domain-containing protein, protein MRPPVLQTGAAGNLCPRRSRRRDPDRTPKNRPVTVSDLHASICHAPGINPNKEVMTPLQRPIKLVDNGKPVAELFS, encoded by the coding sequence GTGCGGCCCCCAGTTCTCCAGACCGGAGCGGCGGGAAACCTGTGCCCCCGTCGAAGTCGCCGCCGCGATCCCGACCGAACCCCGAAGAATCGGCCGGTCACGGTGAGCGACCTGCACGCCTCGATCTGCCACGCCCCGGGCATCAACCCGAACAAGGAAGTGATGACCCCGCTCCAGCGACCGATCAAGCTGGTCGACAACGGCAAGCCGGTCGCCGAACTGTTCTCGTGA